The window CCTCGCCGGCATCCGCCTTCGCCGCCCCCTGGCCGACCACGATGACTGGCTTCTCGCTCTCGGCAATCGTCGCCAGGGCGCTGCGGAGTCGGGATGGATCGGGCTGGACCCGCTGCAGGCCCGGCAGCAGCGTCGTGGACGGCTCGTACTCGTCGCCCTCGCCGTCGTAGGCCAGTTGCTGCACGTCCATCGGCGCGTTCAGCACGATGGGCCGCGACTCCACCCGCGCGCGGAAGAACGCCTCGCGGACGGCGTCGTCCACGCCGCCGGCTGTCCAGATCGGGACGAAACCGGCGCCGGTGGCGTCGACGAACTTCTGCTGATCCATCTTCTGGACCGCGTCATGGTCGCTGAGGGCCGTCTCGCCGGCGAAGACGACCATCGGCACGTTGGCCTTGACCGCCACCATCAGCGAGGTGGCGAGCTGGCTGAGGCCCGGTCCCTGGGTGACGGTGCAGATGCCAGGCTGGCCGGTGGCGCGCGCCCAGCCCTCGGCCATCGTGAGGGCCGTACCCTCGTGGCGCGTCTCGTGGATGGACACGCCGGGGTGCTGGTCGAGCGTGTGCCACCAGTACATGTTGCCGTTGCCCATCAGCCCGAAGACGGTGGTCACGCCCTCCTTGACAAAGGTGTTCGCCAGGGCTTCGTAGACCTTCATGCCGCCAGACTCCTTTGTCCTCTCGACTGCTGACGGCAACATAGCACGCCCCCGCTTTCCAGCACAGAAGGCAGGGGCGCGAGCCAGTTGCTTTTCGGGCGTCGGACGGCAGGGCCTCGGGCTACACGTGGATGTCGACCGGCGTCCCCAGCGGCGCCCAGTTCCAGAACCAGAGCGAGTCGTCGTAGCTCATGCCCAGGCACCCGTGGCTGCCGGCATAGCCCCAGTTCGACGACCAGTAGTTCAGGTGGATGGCGTGGCCCGAGCCGGTGAAGTACTGGGTGAACAGCACGTTGGGCACATCGTAGCCCGGGCCGCGCATCCGCTCGTTCGCCACCCGCGAGATCGTGCGGAACGTGCCGATGGGCGTCTCCCAGCCGGCCGTGCCGTGGATCGCCAGCGCCGAGTAGACCGCCTTGCCGTCCTCGTAGGCGGTCACGATGGTCGGCCCAGGCAGCAGCACGTCGATCCACTTGCCGGACGTTGGCGGCGCGATCCTGGCCGGCAGCCGGACCTGATCCTCCATCGCGAAGGTGCCGTCCTGGAGCCGATACCAGCGCTGGCCGTCCTCGCCCTCGACGAGATCCTGCACCAGCAGCACGTCGTTGTGATCGAGGTCGACCGCCCACAGCTGGTCGTCGGCGGTGGGCTCGCGGTAGATGCTGGCCGTGCCAGACGCGCGGGCCGGCAGGTTGATGCTGCTCAGGACGCGCGGGCCAGCCAGGTAGGCCGCCGAGGGCGCGGTGCTCGGCCCGACCAGGCCGGCATCGACATAGGCGAACCCCTGGGTCTTCGGGTTGAAGACGTAGACGCGGCTGTTCTCGACGGGCCCTTCCAGGCGCAGGTAGGTGAACGGCCGGACCTTGCCGAAGCTGATGGCCGTCGGGCCCGTGTTCGACCAGAGATCGGCTGGCTGCCAGGTCTGAACCCACTGCTCCTGCGCCTGGACGCTGCCAGCCACCAGCGGCGAGAGCGCCAATCCCAGGCCCAGGCCGATGCCGCGCTTCAACAGGTCACGCCGATGCATACCTCGGATCCCTCCGCGCCGTGTCCGCGCAGGGTGGCGGCAAACCCGCACATCCCCGCCATTCTCGCTTCGTTCCAGTATTGCCGACTGTGCCCGTCTCGTCCAGGTCCGAGCAGTCAAGGCAGATACGATCCAGACGGTCGTTTGGATGGCACAGTGTGCGCCGATTTCCGCATCCTTAGGAGTGGCGCCCATCCGCATCATCCTGCAGAGAAGGGGTCCAGGGAAGAGATGTTGAAGCGACGACAGTTCCTGCGCGTCGCGGCACTGGGTCTGCTGGCCACGGCATGTGGTCCGTCCACCCCGGCCGCGCCGACCGCCGCTCCGGCCAAGCCGACCGAGGCCGCCAAGCCAGCGGCCCCCGCCAGCCCGGCCGCGGCGCCCGCGGCCAGCCCGGCTACAGCGGCCAGCCCGGCCGCCGCCGCCAGCCCCGCTGCTGCCGCTTCACCGGCCGCCGCGGCCTCTCCCGCTGCCAGCCCGGCCGCGTCAACGGCACCGGCCGCCAAGCCGGCCGCCAACCTGACCGGCGAGATCCCGATCGGCGCTGTCTGGTCCTTGACGGGCGGCGCGGCGGTGTACGGCCCGCAGCAGAAGAACGGCTCCGAGCTGGCGATGAACGAGATCAACGCCAGCGGCCTGCTTGGCGCGGCTAAGATCAAGCTGATCTTCGAGGACGATCGCTCGGTCAAGGAAGGCGCGATCCCGGCGTTCGAGAAGCTCATCAACCAGGACAAGGTGCCGGCCATCCTCGGGCCGACGCTCTCAAGCTCGGCGCTCGCGTCGGACCCGATTGCCCAGGACAAGAAGGTCGTCGTGATGGCGACCTCCAACACGGCGAACGGCATCCTGGAGATCGGCGACTACATCTTCCGAGACAGCCTGCCCGAGTCGGTCGTGGTGCCGAACACCGTCAAGGTCACGTCGGAAGCGCTCAAGTACAAGAAGGTTGCCGTGATGTACGGCGAGGACGACGCCTTCACCAAGAGCGGCTACGACGTCTTCAAGCAGGCCCTCGCCGATCTCAAGATCGAGACGGCGACCACCGAGACCTTCAAGAAGGGCGACACCGACTTCTCGGCCCAGCTCACCAAGATCAAGACGCTGAACCCCGAGGCGATCGTCCTCTCGGCCCTGGCCGAGGAGGCCGCTGGCATCATGGTGCAGGGGCGGCAGCTCGGCATCCCGGCCAGCGTTCGGTTCATCGGCGGCAACGGTCTCAACTCGGCGCAGCTTGCCAAGCTGGCTGGCCCGGCCGCCGAGGGCGCGATCTCGGGGGCGGCCTGGTTCATCGGGGCGGAGACGCCGGGCAACCAGGCGTTCGTCAAGGCCTACACGGACAAGTACGGCAGCCCGCCCGATCAGTTCGCGGCGCAGGCCTACGCCGGCGTCTACCTGTTGGCCTCGGCCATCCGCGACGCCGGCAAGACGGACAGCCAGTCGATCCGCGACGCCCTGGCGAAGCTCA is drawn from Chloroflexota bacterium and contains these coding sequences:
- a CDS encoding L,D-transpeptidase; this encodes MHRRDLLKRGIGLGLGLALSPLVAGSVQAQEQWVQTWQPADLWSNTGPTAISFGKVRPFTYLRLEGPVENSRVYVFNPKTQGFAYVDAGLVGPSTAPSAAYLAGPRVLSSINLPARASGTASIYREPTADDQLWAVDLDHNDVLLVQDLVEGEDGQRWYRLQDGTFAMEDQVRLPARIAPPTSGKWIDVLLPGPTIVTAYEDGKAVYSALAIHGTAGWETPIGTFRTISRVANERMRGPGYDVPNVLFTQYFTGSGHAIHLNYWSSNWGYAGSHGCLGMSYDDSLWFWNWAPLGTPVDIHV
- a CDS encoding ABC transporter substrate-binding protein — translated: MLKRRQFLRVAALGLLATACGPSTPAAPTAAPAKPTEAAKPAAPASPAAAPAASPATAASPAAAASPAAAASPAAAASPAASPAASTAPAAKPAANLTGEIPIGAVWSLTGGAAVYGPQQKNGSELAMNEINASGLLGAAKIKLIFEDDRSVKEGAIPAFEKLINQDKVPAILGPTLSSSALASDPIAQDKKVVVMATSNTANGILEIGDYIFRDSLPESVVVPNTVKVTSEALKYKKVAVMYGEDDAFTKSGYDVFKQALADLKIETATTETFKKGDTDFSAQLTKIKTLNPEAIVLSALAEEAAGIMVQGRQLGIPASVRFIGGNGLNSAQLAKLAGPAAEGAISGAAWFIGAETPGNQAFVKAYTDKYGSPPDQFAAQAYAGVYLLASAIRDAGKTDSQSIRDALAKLKDVDTILGKFSVAANREAVHTPIVQEVKDGKFAVFKA